A part of Helicobacter fennelliae genomic DNA contains:
- a CDS encoding DUF4422 domain-containing protein: protein MPKVNILVCYHKAIPLIIGNEILRPIFLGASNANPKIISKLQSLCDKQKVGKSSVTLWRDDSPISTNTQNNQNLTSSIHSFQSPQSPTCPNISTLNPYFCELTAMYWAWKNLDSDYYGLFHYRRVFDLKFDEKNYKNEPITIPLMSFKKIEQQFGLEPQLATQTISKYDIIVSARYKDHHIDSKNNLDYENMCIYEHYKNAHNIRDLDVCINHINEHYPQMRESMQKTLYTKPVRWSIANMFIMKKELYFEYCEWIFDVLFGVQDKIDYKSYDTHAARVFGFLAERLLNIWVNYKAQALPQLKITYAPIIFTPKYRPKFGFEYDSAYKRLFLFGVRVWKSKL, encoded by the coding sequence ATGCCAAAAGTCAATATCCTTGTATGCTATCACAAAGCCATTCCTCTTATCATTGGTAATGAGATTTTGCGTCCGATTTTTTTAGGTGCAAGCAATGCAAATCCAAAAATTATCTCTAAACTCCAATCCCTATGCGACAAGCAAAAAGTAGGCAAGTCTAGCGTAACACTATGGCGAGATGATAGCCCCATATCTACAAATACCCAAAACAACCAGAATCTAACCTCATCTATACACTCTTTTCAATCTCCTCAAAGCCCTACTTGCCCAAATATCTCCACACTTAACCCTTACTTTTGCGAACTTACTGCGATGTATTGGGCGTGGAAAAATCTAGATTCTGATTATTATGGATTGTTTCATTATCGAAGGGTGTTTGATTTGAAATTTGATGAGAAAAATTACAAAAATGAGCCTATAACCATTCCATTAATGAGCTTTAAAAAAATAGAGCAACAATTTGGACTTGAGCCACAGCTTGCCACCCAAACAATATCCAAATACGACATAATCGTATCGGCGCGATATAAAGATCATCATATAGATTCTAAAAACAATCTCGATTATGAAAATATGTGTATATACGAGCACTATAAAAACGCGCATAATATCAGAGATCTTGATGTATGTATAAACCACATAAACGAGCATTACCCACAAATGCGAGAATCTATGCAAAAAACTCTTTATACGAAACCAGTAAGATGGAGCATAGCTAATATGTTTATCATGAAAAAAGAGCTATATTTTGAATATTGCGAATGGATTTTTGATGTGCTATTTGGAGTGCAGGATAAGATAGATTATAAAAGCTATGACACACACGCAGCAAGAGTTTTTGGATTTTTGGCAGAGAGATTATTGAATATATGGGTAAATTACAAAGCGCAAGCTTTACCACAACTAAAGATTACCTATGCGCCTATTATTTTCACACCTAAATATAGACCAAAATTTGGATTTGAATATGATAGTGCATATAAACGACTTTTTCTTTTTGGAGTCCGCGTATGGAAATCAAAGCTTTAA
- a CDS encoding glycosyltransferase: MNVSKAKYYCLIISAVLLACCIALLPLSLSYISLKPLIQMLYIALGLFLISHIKDIDFREFKAIWFPLACVIVVIIMAYISLHWAYDVKATKDNIRHYLLEPSLFMIVAYLIMKRLDSKGFKIFFTFLCIGIFIQPLATIYSWFVNGGGHLGYRATGFGNPQELVYSFVLLLTFSLSLAFVWGDKFTTKLKGFKILGIILCIISILGICANNSRGTFIAALVALIAPFFILHFRHRIKLLASLIVLLCVFGGGIYHLSAKWDDRYNFKKMVDNFSLVWSYAPAEMGRFDKLCFGTFVTCSNYSGKKPDPNLSWESSSLNRIAMNKSTLLAIAQNPFRPNGFGFLEYYKNIQAVFPRDSLNHPYVLSIPPLLLEGYWHPHNQILSLLFELGIIGFVAIGLFCIYLLIPLTNLSHKSAYKRPQDLKSLLYFGLSIFLITLSVAMLTDCLVWRWNNLYLFLLFGILLAYRPKKYITFTQKPHIYLTFHDMTTIGGTERVVANMANAFASRGYQVSIINYCKSNAEIPFVIDNRVRIIFLSNDPSYEKHTNLLSRIKFNLKINALLESKGKNILISNYTYFYPYIKKSNTRYIRFFHLMFDWSFYKFRKPWYKRIFFFAKVRFYDVLVVLSTMEIELYKRVCTHVVVIPNFLPQIPDVLTDYSQKRILSVGRIETQKGFDRLIELYATIAKQYPQWELAIVGDGHFKQQYIQRVQEFGMQDFIKFYPFTNDVQKEYLNASIYVMTSRFEGLPMVLLESMSYGLPSIAYDVATGPRDIIQNNVSGFLIKDNDKKQFIKQLQILMQNEKLRAKIGANAHKRIKEHFSQEAVIAQWEALFLQLFQT; this comes from the coding sequence ATGAATGTATCTAAAGCCAAATATTATTGCCTTATTATAAGTGCTGTGCTACTTGCTTGCTGCATTGCCCTCTTGCCTCTTTCGTTGAGTTATATTTCACTCAAGCCACTTATACAAATGCTCTATATCGCCTTAGGATTGTTTCTTATCTCGCATATCAAAGATATAGATTTTAGAGAATTTAAAGCGATTTGGTTTCCTTTGGCTTGTGTGATTGTGGTGATTATTATGGCATATATTTCTTTGCATTGGGCGTATGATGTGAAAGCGACAAAAGACAATATCCGCCACTATCTACTTGAGCCATCACTTTTTATGATTGTGGCATATTTGATTATGAAGCGACTTGATAGCAAAGGATTTAAAATCTTTTTTACATTCCTTTGTATCGGGATATTTATACAGCCATTAGCGACGATTTATAGCTGGTTTGTCAATGGTGGTGGGCATTTAGGCTATCGTGCGACTGGATTTGGCAATCCTCAAGAGCTTGTATATAGCTTTGTGCTTCTTTTGACGTTTTCTTTGTCGCTTGCATTTGTTTGGGGTGATAAATTTACTACAAAACTAAAAGGTTTTAAGATTCTAGGGATAATATTATGCATAATCTCTATTCTTGGGATTTGTGCAAATAATTCTCGAGGCACTTTTATTGCTGCACTTGTCGCATTGATAGCTCCATTTTTTATCTTGCACTTTAGACACAGAATCAAACTTCTCGCTTCTTTAATCGTGCTTTTATGTGTATTTGGAGGTGGTATTTATCATCTAAGTGCCAAATGGGATGATCGATATAATTTCAAAAAAATGGTTGATAATTTTAGCCTTGTGTGGAGCTATGCGCCCGCTGAAATGGGAAGATTTGATAAACTCTGCTTTGGAACTTTTGTAACTTGCTCAAATTATTCAGGCAAAAAGCCTGATCCTAATCTTAGCTGGGAGTCAAGCTCGCTTAATCGTATCGCTATGAATAAATCCACTCTCCTTGCCATAGCACAGAATCCATTTCGCCCAAATGGCTTTGGGTTTTTGGAGTATTATAAAAATATCCAAGCTGTATTTCCAAGAGATTCTCTCAATCACCCATATGTATTAAGTATTCCTCCTTTGCTTCTAGAAGGATATTGGCATCCTCATAATCAAATCCTCTCACTTCTCTTTGAGCTTGGAATTATTGGATTTGTAGCCATAGGGCTTTTTTGTATATATTTGCTTATACCTCTAACAAACCTTAGCCACAAATCCGCATATAAGAGACCACAAGATCTCAAATCACTTCTTTATTTTGGACTTAGTATTTTTCTTATCACTTTAAGTGTGGCTATGCTTACTGATTGCCTTGTTTGGAGGTGGAATAATCTCTATTTATTTTTGCTTTTTGGGATTTTGCTTGCCTACAGACCAAAGAAATATATCACATTTACTCAAAAACCACATATCTATCTCACATTTCATGATATGACAACTATCGGTGGGACAGAGCGAGTCGTAGCAAATATGGCAAATGCCTTTGCTTCAAGGGGTTATCAAGTAAGTATTATTAACTATTGCAAAAGTAATGCAGAGATTCCATTTGTAATTGATAATCGCGTCAGAATCATTTTTTTAAGCAATGATCCCTCGTATGAGAAACATACAAACCTTCTCTCTAGAATCAAATTTAATCTTAAAATAAATGCTTTGCTTGAGTCAAAAGGGAAAAATATCCTTATCTCAAACTACACTTATTTTTATCCTTATATCAAAAAATCAAACACTCGCTATATTCGATTTTTTCATTTGATGTTTGATTGGTCGTTTTATAAATTTCGCAAACCTTGGTATAAAAGGATATTCTTTTTTGCTAAAGTAAGATTTTATGATGTGCTTGTGGTTTTATCAACAATGGAGATTGAGCTGTATAAACGCGTTTGCACTCATGTAGTTGTGATTCCAAATTTTTTGCCACAGATTCCAGATGTTTTGACAGATTATTCTCAAAAAAGAATCCTAAGCGTAGGGCGGATAGAGACTCAAAAAGGATTTGATCGGCTTATAGAGCTTTATGCCACAATAGCCAAACAATATCCACAGTGGGAGCTTGCAATAGTGGGTGATGGGCACTTCAAGCAGCAATATATCCAAAGGGTGCAAGAGTTTGGAATGCAGGATTTTATCAAATTTTATCCATTTACAAACGATGTCCAAAAAGAATATCTTAATGCCTCTATCTATGTGATGACAAGTAGATTTGAGGGACTTCCTATGGTGCTTTTAGAATCCATGTCTTATGGGCTTCCAAGCATAGCTTATGATGTCGCTACTGGTCCAAGAGATATTATTCAAAACAATGTCAGTGGATTTCTTATCAAAGATAATGATAAAAAACAATTCATTAAACAACTCCAAATCCTAATGCAAAATGAAAAACTCCGCGCAAAAATAGGAGCAAACGCACATAAGCGGATAAAAGAGCACTTCTCACAAGAAGCCGTGATAGCACAATGGGAAGCACTTTTTTTGCAATTATTTCAAACCTAA
- a CDS encoding glycosyltransferase family 2 protein has translation MPNPLVSVIIPIYNVELYLKECLDSVIYQSYQNLEILLINDGSTDKSGDIAKEYASQDKRIRYFEQENQGQSVARNKGLDYVNGEYIYFLDSDDWIDLGYIEELVRKSDKQNTAINTNRVLFNTKIQERITTSFYPKKNGSFKLNPCSIDNLSFYVTNSLFKYKIIQKYSIRFPIGRSNAEDSDFLYRYICFAPYIIFYQGSIYHYRQRQDSTIGYIQQSQKIPLEPLDTFKSIYQWYQHYDFLYKYGLPFKLIYTFSGFEINKQEYFHTAKNLIKELKIPSAVIAKNHIMRAFMEAVDMDSFLYKRLTLNTNIFKRFFRIRLFHKNYNIIRLFGYTLYEKIASNANGGGARLESSLARLGFFASHNTLDTLDSGFFYFLTSFFAFFSRKHLHTSFYFAYFLPFYTNQSLRHKSFIILHISAFLSPLFSHLSYPAYLHSRRSL, from the coding sequence ATGCCTAATCCCCTAGTCTCTGTCATAATCCCAATCTATAATGTAGAGCTATATCTCAAAGAATGCCTAGATTCTGTGATATATCAAAGCTATCAGAATCTAGAGATTCTCCTCATCAATGATGGAAGCACTGATAAAAGTGGAGATATAGCTAAAGAATATGCTTCTCAAGACAAAAGGATACGATACTTTGAGCAAGAAAATCAAGGGCAAAGTGTTGCTAGAAATAAAGGCTTAGATTATGTAAATGGAGAATATATTTATTTTTTAGATTCTGATGATTGGATTGATTTGGGATATATTGAGGAGTTGGTGAGAAAATCTGATAAACAGAATACAGCAATTAATACAAATAGGGTGCTTTTTAATACAAAAATTCAAGAAAGAATTACTACAAGTTTTTATCCCAAAAAAAATGGTTCTTTTAAACTAAATCCATGCTCTATAGATAATCTTTCTTTTTATGTAACAAATTCTCTTTTTAAATACAAAATTATCCAAAAATATTCTATTCGTTTTCCGATAGGACGCTCTAATGCCGAAGATTCTGATTTTTTGTATCGTTATATTTGTTTTGCGCCATATATTATTTTTTATCAAGGTAGTATTTATCATTATCGTCAAAGACAAGATTCTACAATAGGTTATATCCAGCAAAGTCAAAAAATTCCACTTGAACCATTAGATACTTTTAAATCAATTTATCAATGGTATCAACATTATGATTTTCTATATAAATACGGCTTGCCATTTAAGCTTATTTATACTTTTAGTGGATTTGAAATCAATAAACAAGAATATTTTCATACAGCCAAAAATCTTATTAAAGAACTAAAAATTCCCTCTGCTGTCATTGCTAAAAATCATATTATGCGTGCTTTTATGGAGGCAGTTGATATGGATTCATTTCTATACAAACGACTCACTCTAAATACAAACATATTCAAGCGATTTTTCCGTATCAGGCTTTTTCACAAAAACTACAATATAATCCGACTTTTTGGTTATACATTGTATGAAAAAATAGCCTCTAATGCCAATGGGGGGGGGGCGAGACTAGAATCTAGTCTTGCAAGACTTGGCTTTTTTGCTTCTCATAATACTCTAGACACTCTAGATTCTGGGTTTTTTTATTTTCTGACTTCATTTTTTGCATTTTTCTCACGCAAGCATTTACATACATCTTTTTATTTTGCATATTTTTTGCCTTTTTATACTAACCAATCACTCCGACATAAATCATTTATCATATTGCATATTTCTGCTTTTTTGTCCCCTCTATTTTCTCATCTTTCTTATCCGGCTTATCTGCACTCTAGGAGATCGTTATGA
- a CDS encoding glycosyltransferase family 2 protein, whose amino-acid sequence MPNPLVSVIIPIYNVELYLKECLDSVIYQSYQNLEILLINDGSTDKSGDIAKEYASQDKRIRYFEQENQGQSVARNKGLDYVNGEYIYFLDSDDWIDLGYIEELVGESLKGDSDLVCNIHFIPFIAPAPSTTHITQSNQYTSKIIYITRQNLNTIYQEVIGVVWNRLFKKSMIDSLYLRFLDGKMCEDELFALSVITMIKSIKIIYGLPYHYRQHQRPDSLTSKTRINHIRPIDIVDLFESSIKWYENHNLLQRYDLPFFLIRGRDDTDCFANPYFNNANIFFKKAKEVLSKYPQDLFQSDPLTYFIITSPNLFTYRLRKGFHQGFKQAFKTLFRIRISKNLKVIILFGFVILYKDER is encoded by the coding sequence ATGCCTAATCCCCTAGTCTCTGTCATAATCCCAATCTATAATGTAGAGCTATATCTCAAAGAATGCCTAGATTCTGTGATATATCAAAGCTATCAGAATCTAGAGATTCTCCTCATCAATGATGGAAGCACTGATAAAAGTGGAGATATAGCTAAAGAATATGCTTCTCAAGACAAAAGGATACGATACTTTGAGCAAGAAAATCAAGGGCAAAGTGTTGCTAGAAATAAAGGCTTAGATTATGTAAATGGAGAATATATTTATTTTTTAGATTCTGATGATTGGATTGATTTGGGATATATTGAGGAGTTGGTTGGAGAGAGCCTGAAGGGGGATTCTGATTTGGTGTGTAATATACATTTTATACCATTTATAGCCCCAGCACCAAGCACGACGCATATCACTCAATCAAATCAATATACAAGCAAAATAATATACATAACGCGTCAAAATCTTAATACTATTTACCAAGAAGTGATTGGTGTAGTATGGAATCGCCTTTTCAAAAAATCCATGATAGATTCTTTGTATTTGCGATTTTTAGATGGCAAAATGTGTGAAGATGAATTATTTGCTTTAAGTGTCATTACGATGATTAAAAGTATAAAAATTATTTATGGCTTACCTTATCACTACCGCCAGCATCAGCGACCAGATTCACTCACCAGCAAAACTCGCATAAACCACATAAGACCTATCGACATCGTTGATTTATTTGAAAGCTCTATCAAATGGTATGAAAATCATAATCTTTTACAGCGATATGATTTACCATTTTTTCTCATACGAGGGCGCGATGATACAGATTGTTTTGCAAACCCATACTTTAACAATGCAAATATATTTTTCAAAAAAGCCAAAGAAGTTCTAAGTAAATACCCTCAAGATCTATTCCAATCCGATCCGCTTACTTATTTTATTATCACAAGCCCAAATCTTTTCACCTATCGTTTAAGAAAGGGGTTTCATCAAGGATTTAAGCAAGCCTTTAAAACTCTTTTTAGAATCAGGATTTCCAAAAATCTTAAAGTGATTATTTTGTTTGGATTTGTTATACTTTACAAGGACGAAAGATGA
- a CDS encoding O-antigen ligase family protein gives MYKITPFAFKEALENLKSFNMLIAIISFAIGITLLPILNTHIKIAVNFLYISLGFLVLGLIVSKGIKWRVVLFPIGCICVVIILAFISLWYSVDIANSKYAIKKFLFESSLFMLVAYFLVSNSTQKSLQFFYILLVVGIFLNPIASIYDFFIHHHSRATGFGYQDIIVYGLWIIIPLAISIAYVFLYPKSILAYISLAISILAMYANGTRGVYIAFISMIFIAFIVKSIKTLRGFLIWFLLCCMIIFSYYQYSKTLTPRYNLAVMLNNFSTIWNLSAAQMGRFDRLCFNGTFLCSVYSGNQLDDSIIIDDSALARISMAKSIITAQKPNPFIPQGFGYLMFDRTINHIFNDSLENPSKDVPYPRMFNPRNFINTYQQFNQPHNHVLSIYLELGILGVLSIGAFLLYVMIMCIKSLKKSNLKNQHIIDFFGVLFVVGLSASAFFHNYYTRESILMIFALFGILLGQLSRSQNA, from the coding sequence ATGTATAAAATAACTCCTTTTGCTTTTAAGGAAGCTTTAGAGAATCTTAAAAGTTTTAATATGCTTATTGCCATCATATCATTTGCCATAGGCATTACCCTACTTCCAATCCTTAACACACACATAAAAATAGCTGTTAATTTTTTGTATATAAGTCTTGGGTTTTTGGTGTTAGGTTTGATTGTATCCAAAGGCATTAAGTGGCGTGTTGTGCTGTTTCCTATTGGTTGTATTTGTGTAGTAATTATTTTGGCTTTTATCTCTCTTTGGTATAGCGTTGATATAGCAAATTCAAAATACGCGATAAAAAAATTTTTATTTGAATCTAGTCTATTTATGCTTGTTGCATATTTTTTGGTATCAAATTCCACACAAAAATCACTTCAATTTTTTTATATTTTGCTTGTTGTAGGCATATTTTTAAATCCCATAGCAAGTATTTATGATTTCTTCATTCATCATCACTCTAGAGCAACAGGTTTTGGGTATCAAGACATTATTGTATATGGACTTTGGATCATTATTCCATTAGCCATTAGCATTGCGTATGTGTTCTTATATCCTAAATCCATACTTGCTTACATATCACTTGCTATTTCTATTTTGGCAATGTATGCAAATGGCACAAGAGGCGTATATATTGCTTTTATTAGTATGATTTTTATTGCATTTATTGTCAAATCTATCAAAACACTTAGGGGGTTTTTGATATGGTTTTTGCTTTGCTGTATGATTATTTTTTCTTATTACCAATACAGCAAAACTCTTACCCCAAGATATAATCTCGCCGTTATGCTTAATAACTTCTCAACAATCTGGAATCTAAGTGCAGCACAAATGGGGAGATTCGATAGGCTTTGTTTTAATGGTACTTTTCTTTGCTCTGTATATTCTGGAAATCAACTTGATGATTCAATCATTATCGATGATAGTGCATTAGCAAGAATTTCTATGGCAAAATCCATAATCACTGCCCAAAAGCCTAATCCATTTATTCCACAAGGATTTGGTTATTTGATGTTTGATCGGACTATCAACCACATTTTTAATGATTCATTAGAAAATCCTTCAAAAGATGTGCCATATCCAAGAATGTTCAACCCTAGAAACTTTATAAATACCTATCAGCAATTCAATCAGCCACACAATCATGTTTTGTCTATTTATTTAGAGCTTGGGATTTTGGGCGTGCTAAGTATTGGAGCTTTTTTGCTTTATGTCATGATAATGTGTATAAAATCACTCAAAAAAAGCAATCTTAAAAATCAACATATAATAGATTTTTTTGGTGTGCTGTTTGTTGTTGGGCTTAGTGCAAGTGCATTTTTTCATAACTACTATACACGAGAATCTATTTTGATGATTTTTGCATTATTTGGAATCTTGCTAGGGCAACTATCAAGGAGTCAAAATGCCTAA
- a CDS encoding PDC sensor domain-containing protein encodes MLSKDIITYSKIRNELRAYMCYLFEQNIQNHMPSQTLQKVLEGVERIKDEIKVFDAIFVLDANGNQISENIGKIPHIAHEENVNYSDKAYFYTTIREGRTILTNPYPTQNGGMLVVTAAYPVYNQKDELLFVVCVDIQLKDAINISSPSQLFEGFSKINAIVYFILSVLLGLIAILLIIKGMASFWQAIWHFRQFDIKEIFESTILLTLALAIVDLVKAIFEEEVLGRNVGGDNNRTVHRTMIRFLGSIIIALAIEALMLVFKFTISEPDKILYAVYLTCGVAVLLIGLAIYVKFAYGAREKDRQNRC; translated from the coding sequence ATGCTCTCAAAAGACATTATCACTTATTCAAAGATTCGCAATGAATTGCGCGCGTATATGTGCTATTTGTTTGAGCAAAATATCCAAAATCATATGCCCTCACAAACCCTGCAAAAAGTCTTAGAAGGGGTGGAGAGAATCAAAGATGAGATTAAAGTTTTTGATGCGATTTTTGTGCTTGATGCAAATGGTAATCAAATTAGCGAAAATATAGGCAAAATACCGCATATAGCGCACGAAGAGAATGTCAATTATTCTGATAAGGCGTATTTTTATACGACAATTAGAGAAGGGCGCACGATTTTAACCAATCCTTACCCCACGCAAAATGGCGGAATGCTTGTAGTCACTGCTGCGTATCCTGTTTATAACCAAAAAGATGAGCTGCTTTTTGTTGTATGTGTGGATATACAGCTCAAAGACGCGATTAATATCAGCTCGCCAAGCCAGCTATTTGAGGGATTTTCTAAGATTAATGCGATTGTGTATTTTATCCTTTCGGTGCTACTTGGGCTGATTGCGATTTTGCTCATCATCAAAGGAATGGCGAGCTTTTGGCAGGCGATTTGGCATTTTAGGCAGTTTGACATCAAAGAGATTTTTGAATCCACGATTTTGCTGACACTTGCACTTGCGATTGTGGATTTAGTCAAGGCGATATTTGAAGAAGAAGTGCTAGGGCGCAATGTCGGCGGGGATAATAACCGCACCGTGCATCGCACAATGATCCGCTTTCTTGGCTCTATCATCATCGCGCTTGCGATTGAGGCTTTGATGCTTGTGTTTAAATTTACTATCTCAGAGCCAGATAAGATTCTGTATGCGGTATATCTCACTTGCGGTGTGGCAGTGCTTCTCATCGGACTTGCGATATATGTGAAATTTGCCTATGGCGCGAGAGAAAAAGATAGACAAAATCGCTGTTAG
- the mraY gene encoding phospho-N-acetylmuramoyl-pentapeptide-transferase, whose product MLYYLYSVFDINIFKYLTFRAGVSFFVGFILCAFLMPKFIAWAKRTKANQPVSKFVPAHRGKVNTPTMGGVVFVLSTIIASLLCVQLANLFAVLGMVALVVFGLIGARDDYVKIIAKTNAGMSAKTKLILLFIVALAMSLALYYGAGLATDLYIPFVKKSIFSLSKMPVLMMGFWILVFLATTNAVNVTDGLDGLATIPSVCAIFTLCVFVYLSGNVELGGYLFLPKVNAGELMVVGVALIGSLLGFLWYNCHPAQIFMGDSGSLAIGGFMAYMAIVSNNEILLLVIGFVFVVETLSVMLQIGSYKTRKKRVFLMAPIHHHFEQKGWAENKIIVRFWIIAVLTNIIALMSIKVR is encoded by the coding sequence ATGCTATATTATTTATATTCTGTCTTTGATATTAACATCTTCAAATACCTCACCTTTCGTGCGGGGGTGAGCTTTTTTGTGGGCTTTATACTTTGTGCGTTTTTGATGCCTAAGTTTATCGCTTGGGCAAAGCGCACAAAGGCAAATCAGCCCGTCTCAAAATTTGTCCCCGCACACAGAGGCAAAGTCAATACCCCAACAATGGGTGGTGTGGTATTTGTGCTAAGCACGATTATCGCATCGCTTCTGTGCGTGCAACTTGCAAATCTCTTTGCTGTGCTTGGTATGGTGGCGTTGGTTGTGTTTGGGCTTATTGGTGCGCGAGATGATTATGTCAAAATCATCGCCAAAACCAACGCCGGAATGAGCGCAAAAACAAAGCTTATTTTGCTATTTATCGTCGCACTTGCTATGAGCTTGGCATTGTATTATGGCGCGGGATTGGCGACTGATTTGTATATACCATTTGTCAAAAAGTCGATTTTTAGCCTAAGCAAAATGCCTGTGCTGATGATGGGGTTTTGGATTCTGGTGTTTTTGGCTACGACAAATGCTGTAAATGTAACAGATGGGCTTGATGGGCTAGCGACAATTCCTAGTGTTTGTGCGATTTTTACGCTTTGTGTGTTTGTGTATCTTTCTGGAAATGTGGAGCTTGGCGGGTATTTGTTTTTGCCAAAGGTTAATGCCGGCGAATTAATGGTTGTTGGAGTTGCGCTGATTGGCTCGCTTTTGGGGTTTTTGTGGTATAACTGCCACCCCGCACAAATATTTATGGGAGATAGCGGAAGCTTGGCTATTGGCGGATTTATGGCGTATATGGCGATTGTTTCAAATAATGAGATTTTGCTTTTGGTGATAGGATTTGTATTTGTAGTCGAGACGCTTTCTGTGATGCTTCAGATAGGTAGCTACAAAACGCGCAAAAAAAGGGTTTTTCTTATGGCACCCATTCATCATCATTTTGAGCAAAAAGGCTGGGCGGAAAATAAAATCATCGTGCGCTTTTGGATCATCGCTGTGCTAACAAATATCATCGCGCTAATGAGTATCAAGGTCAGATAA